A genomic stretch from Tenrec ecaudatus isolate mTenEca1 chromosome X, mTenEca1.hap1, whole genome shotgun sequence includes:
- the LOC142433058 gene encoding zinc finger protein 324B-like isoform X1, with protein MMGSVAVEDVAVVFSREEWALLDLAQRTLYRDVMVETLTHLASVAFSASTPLLIHRNPSLFPVLDFHSVSQDFNRGEQLFLQHLVLQFMKRDASFSAWHVDPLAVRCSDVRVRTIDGCSDGDDRSPLVDTSGRSPVLPDPRRSPPPTERPFGQLGPGRASVTPSLPRCSGFRAAPRPCPTTEGGGARRAACQLAAPMRTLHAQQPRPCAVCGVPAPLLLKALHRRAKPYACKECGKAFGMASSLSRHLKSHRGERPYACRECGKAFRQSSHLSTHLKTHNGERPYGCAECGKVFSCSSALATHRRTHTGERPYACRECGKAFSRSSHLTSHRRTHSGERPYGCTQCGKAFGDSSALTKHVRTHNGERPYECRECGKAFCQSSHLASHARTHGAETAAKAGP; from the exons ATGATG GGCTCCGTGGCCGTGGAGGACGTGGCCGTGGTCTTCAGCCGGGAGGAGTGGGCTCTGCTGGACCTCGCGCAGAGGACACTCTACAGGGACGTGATGGTGGAGACGCTGACCCACCTGGCCTCCGTCG CCTTCTCCGCCAGCACCCCGTTATTAATCCACCGCAACCCATCTTTGTTCCCTGTGCTGGACTTCCACTCAGTGTCGCAAGACTTTAACCGCGGAGAGCAGCTGTTCCTCCAACACCTCGTGCTGCAGTTCATGAAGAGGGACGCCTCGTTCTCCGCATGGCACGTCGATCCGCTTGCCGTCCGCTGCAGCGACGTGAG GGTTCGGACAATAGACGGCTGCTCGGACGGGGACGACCGCAGCCCGTTGGTGGACACGTCCGGCCGGAGCCCAGTCCTTCCTGATCCACGAAGGAGCCCTCCTCCGACGGAGCGTCCGTTTGGGCAGCTCGGGCCCGGAAGAGCCTCCGTGACTCCGTCGCTCCCCCGCTGCAGCGGGTTCCGAGCTGCGCCCCGGCCCTGCCCGACGACGGAAGGTGGCGGCGCCCGCCGTGCTGCGTGCCAGCTCGCCGCCCCCATGAGAACGCTCCATGCACAGCAGCCCCGTCCGTGTGCCGTGTGCGGCGTCCCCGCGCCTCTCCTGCTCAAGGCGCTGCACCGCCGAGCGAAGCCTTACGCGTGCAAGGAGTGCGGGAAGGCCTTCGGCATGGCCTCCTCCCTCAGCCGGCATCTAAAGTCTCACCGCGGGGAGCGGCCCTACGCGTGCCGggagtgtgggaaagccttccGGCAGTCGTCCCACCTGAGCACGCACCTGAAAACCCACAACGGAGAGCGGCCGTACGGGTGCGCCGAGTGCGGCAAGGTCTTCAGCTGCTCCTCGGCCCTCGCCACGCACCGGCGCACCCACACGGGGGAGCGGCCCTACGCCTGCCGggagtgtgggaaagccttcagcCGGTCCTCGCACCTCACGTCGCACCGGCGGACCCACAGCGGGGAGCGGCCGTACGGCTGCACGCAGTGTGGGAAAGCCTTCGGCGACTCCTCGGCCCTGACCAAGCACGTGCGCACCCACAACGGGGAGCGGCCGTACGAGTGCAGAGAGTGCGGCAAGGCCTTCTGCCAGTCCTCGCACCTCGCTTCCCACGCACGGACTCACGGCGCAGAGACGGCGGCGAAAGCGGGGCCCTGA
- the LOC142433058 gene encoding uncharacterized protein LOC142433058 isoform X2, with protein MMGSVAVEDVAVVFSREEWALLDLAQRTLYRDVMVETLTHLASVVSQDFNRGEQLFLQHLVLQFMKRDASFSAWHVDPLAVRCSDVRVRTIDGCSDGDDRSPLVDTSGRSPVLPDPRRSPPPTERPFGQLGPGRASVTPSLPRCSGFRAAPRPCPTTEGGGARRAACQLAAPMRTLHAQQPRPCAVCGVPAPLLLKALHRRAKPYACKECGKAFGMASSLSRHLKSHRGERPYACRECGKAFRQSSHLSTHLKTHNGERPYGCAECGKVFSCSSALATHRRTHTGERPYACRECGKAFSRSSHLTSHRRTHSGERPYGCTQCGKAFGDSSALTKHVRTHNGERPYECRECGKAFCQSSHLASHARTHGAETAAKAGP; from the exons ATGATG GGCTCCGTGGCCGTGGAGGACGTGGCCGTGGTCTTCAGCCGGGAGGAGTGGGCTCTGCTGGACCTCGCGCAGAGGACACTCTACAGGGACGTGATGGTGGAGACGCTGACCCACCTGGCCTCCGTCG TGTCGCAAGACTTTAACCGCGGAGAGCAGCTGTTCCTCCAACACCTCGTGCTGCAGTTCATGAAGAGGGACGCCTCGTTCTCCGCATGGCACGTCGATCCGCTTGCCGTCCGCTGCAGCGACGTGAG GGTTCGGACAATAGACGGCTGCTCGGACGGGGACGACCGCAGCCCGTTGGTGGACACGTCCGGCCGGAGCCCAGTCCTTCCTGATCCACGAAGGAGCCCTCCTCCGACGGAGCGTCCGTTTGGGCAGCTCGGGCCCGGAAGAGCCTCCGTGACTCCGTCGCTCCCCCGCTGCAGCGGGTTCCGAGCTGCGCCCCGGCCCTGCCCGACGACGGAAGGTGGCGGCGCCCGCCGTGCTGCGTGCCAGCTCGCCGCCCCCATGAGAACGCTCCATGCACAGCAGCCCCGTCCGTGTGCCGTGTGCGGCGTCCCCGCGCCTCTCCTGCTCAAGGCGCTGCACCGCCGAGCGAAGCCTTACGCGTGCAAGGAGTGCGGGAAGGCCTTCGGCATGGCCTCCTCCCTCAGCCGGCATCTAAAGTCTCACCGCGGGGAGCGGCCCTACGCGTGCCGggagtgtgggaaagccttccGGCAGTCGTCCCACCTGAGCACGCACCTGAAAACCCACAACGGAGAGCGGCCGTACGGGTGCGCCGAGTGCGGCAAGGTCTTCAGCTGCTCCTCGGCCCTCGCCACGCACCGGCGCACCCACACGGGGGAGCGGCCCTACGCCTGCCGggagtgtgggaaagccttcagcCGGTCCTCGCACCTCACGTCGCACCGGCGGACCCACAGCGGGGAGCGGCCGTACGGCTGCACGCAGTGTGGGAAAGCCTTCGGCGACTCCTCGGCCCTGACCAAGCACGTGCGCACCCACAACGGGGAGCGGCCGTACGAGTGCAGAGAGTGCGGCAAGGCCTTCTGCCAGTCCTCGCACCTCGCTTCCCACGCACGGACTCACGGCGCAGAGACGGCGGCGAAAGCGGGGCCCTGA